Proteins from one Sabethes cyaneus chromosome 2, idSabCyanKW18_F2, whole genome shotgun sequence genomic window:
- the LOC128736662 gene encoding solute carrier organic anion transporter family member 74D-like, translated as MVPHYRTEQDVQCGFGICRGRLPQRLASKKLYVFLLAFLNCMTASVSSYFYGTLTTVEKSLQISSKNIGMITAGGEVSFVLSSLFLSHYAANKRKPRWIAFGIISVAFSCFVSALPHFIIEPRLENVARVEGNISTVEASDNLCDAGRPPPDCSSEVGNLIPQLLLLLGSSLSGLGVSLFTTLGITYLDDNVRKEKVPFLSSITSFGRKLGPMVGFSMASLCLKLFVFPGVDPPYGSSDPRWIGAWWMGWIVLGTIMLLAAPLFASFPRILPRAAERKLLSKHEIKADRESNSFRDFLETFKRLITNKVYLFNNIACVFYCYGSMPYLLFQTKYLEIQYQLTPSQANMLTGSVSLVFAALGILIAGAVVQRLKPSARQLAGWNIFTGVCAATAVMLYSVLGCTNLNNTSIIDNSRDSTCFSECNCDFVRYAPVCGADGNTYISPCHAGCREQASLNNGSIVYGDCACITENKSTELVQINPIKFEGLHNLSPGIATSGSCPIDCTVPLYLFLLVMCLNKFIDGTESASNFLIALRCVRDQDKPFSMGLSMTINTLCTFLPAPIIFGMLIDRTCLLWGHTCAGDQQGNCWLYDGLNLRTTMNYVSAGFILLGSSLDVGTWYYAKSLKIFDSDRTAVPSKSVENEKTSGDNKEKVPLKIISK; from the exons ATGGTGCCGCATTACCGCACCGAGCAGGATGTACAATGTGGATTCGGAATCTGCCGCGGTCGGCTTCCGCAGCGATTGGCCAGCAAGAAGCTGTACGTCTTTCTGCTAGCTTTCCTCAACTGCATGACTGCATCGGTTTCTTCGTATTTCTACGGAACGCTTACTACCGTCGAGAAAAGTCTTCAAATTTCGTCGAAAAATATCGGAATGATAACCGCCGGCGGAGAAGTGTCGTTTGTGCTGTCGTCCCTTTTTCTGTCGCACTATGCCGCAAACAAGCGGAAGCCTCGCTGGATTGCATTTGGCATTATAAGTGTTGCCTTCTCGTGCTTCGTCAGTGCTTTGCCACATTTTATCATTGAACCTAGGTTGGAAAATGTTGCGCGAGTGGAAGGAAATATTTCAACAGTCGAAGCTAGTGACAACTTGTGCGATGCAGGGCGACCTCCTCCGGACTGTTCGTCGGAAGTCGGCAATCTGATCCCACAGTTGCTATTGCTTCTGGGAAGTTCACTGTCCGGATTGGGAGTTTCGCTGTTCACTACACTTGGGATAACCTATTTAGATGATAATGTGAGGAAAGAGAAGGTTCCTTTTCTCTCTAGCATAACCTCATTTGGACGGAAGCTTGGGCCAATGGTTGGTTTTTCGATGGCGTCTCTGTGTTTAAAACTGTTCGTTTTTCCGGGCGTTGATCCTCCTTATGGAAGCTCCGATCCACGCTGGATTGGTGCTTGGTGGATGGGTTGGATCGTGCTCGGTACCATTATGCTTCTGGCAGCTCCGTTGTTTG CTAGTTTCCCTAGAATACTTCCAAGAGCGGCAGAGCGCAAGTTATTGTCTAAACATGAAATTAAAGCGGATAGGGAATCCAACTCTTTTAGAGATTTTTTGGAAACTTTTAAGCGACTAATTACCAACAAAGTCTACTTGTTCAACAACATAGCGTGTGTATTTTATTGCTACGGAAGTATGCCATATCTTCTGTTCCAAACCAAATACCTGGAAATCCAGTACCAGCTGACGCCATCACAAGCTAA TATGCTGACCGGCTCGGTTTCATTGGTGTTCGCTGCCTTGGGAATACTGATTGCCGGTGCTGTGGTTCAAAGGCTGAAACCATCCGCCAGGCAACTGGCAGGATGGAATATTTTCACCGGCGTTTGTGCTGCCACTGCAGTGATGCTCTATTCAGTACTGGGATGTACTAATTTGAACAACACTTCAATCATTGACAA ttctagagatTCTACATGTTTTTCGGAATGTAATTGTGACTTCGTACGATATGCACCAGTTTGTGGTGCTGACGGAAACACTTACATATCTCCTTGTCATGCCGGCTGTAGGGAACAGGCAAGCTTGAACAATGGCTCAATT GTCTACGGCGATTGTGCTTGTATAACTGAAAATAAATCAACCGAATTGGTTCAAATAAATCCAATCAAATTTGAAGGATTGCACAATCTG TCTCCAGGAATTGCCACTTCGGGAAGCTGTCCGATCGACTGCACTGTGCCACTCTATCTGTTTCTATTGGTGATGTGTCTAAACAAATTCATCGACGGAACCGAGTCGGCTTCCAACTTCCTGATCGCACTGCGGTGCGTTCGAGACCAGGACAAACCCTTCTCCATGGGGCTGTCGATGACGATCAATACGCTGTGCACCTTCCTGCCGGCACCCATAATTTTCGGTATGCTCATCGATCGAACCTGCCTGCTGTGGGGTCACACCTGCGCCGGGGACCAACAGGGAAACTGCTGGCTGTACGATGGTTTAAACCTGCGCACGACGATGAACTACGTTTCGGCTGGGTTCATTTTGTTGGGTTCATCCCTGGACGTAGGTACTTGGTACTATGCGAAgagtttgaaaatttttgattcCGATCGTACTGCTGTGCCTTCCAAATCGGTGGAAAATGAAAAGACAAGTGGCGATAATAAGGAGAAAGTTCCACTCAAAATTATTTCcaaataa